A segment of the uncultured Desulfobulbus sp. genome:
AATGTGGATATTCGAGATCGACAAAATATTCAGGTCTATCTTTCCCCGGTGGATACGCCCTCGCGCAACCTGATTTCCGAGCTGATGATCCTGGCAAACGGCCTTGCTGCAGCCTACTTTGCCAACCAGGAAGCTCCTGGATTATTTCGCTCACAGCCTCCGCCCCGCAGACGCATTATCTCGGGGGTCCAAAATTCTTTGACCGATATCGCCTATCAACGACGATTTCTCTCACGGGGTGAGCTGACCTCCCACCCGAAGCCCCATAGTGGCCTGGGGTTAAACAGTTACACCACCATTACCTCTCCTATCCGCCGTTTTCTTGACCTGGTGATGCAACACCAGCTCAGTAACATGATCCATGGTCGTGGTATTCTTTTTTCAGGTGAGGAATGCAAAACTTTTGCCGGGATCATTCAACAAAAACTTGGCCGTGCCAATGGACTGCGCCAACAACGGCACCGCTACTGGATCCTGCGTTATCTGGCACCTAAAGAGGGACAACGATTGGGAGCACTGGTGGTCGGCGTGGGCCCCAAACGGGTCAATCTCCTGCTCTGCGACTGTCTTTTTGATGTGGATCTGCCTCCTAATCCCTCCTTTCCGGTGGATCCTGGAGACACGGTCCGTATTCGCCTCTCCCGGGTTCGTCCGCAAGACAATCTCCTTCGGATCGAATGGTAAAGACTCCTTGATTCCCTTGTTTTGTGCTATCCATAGCCCTATGCTTCCTGAATACTTGCAGATTGCTGGTGGCGGCAGGTGCAGCCAATGAGGCCCCAGGCGAACGAGGCCTCCTCTATCCAGTCATGGACAAATCCTTGGCGATCAGGTATATGCTCTAAAATGTTCTTACTGCAGAGTGAGAAAGCATGGTTATGACTAAATCATGGGTACGTCCATACAATCTTTGAAGGATGTGCGCTGCACGTCCTTGTATTCTGCAATGAAACAACGACAACTACCTCTTCTGCTTCTCTGTGGCTTGCTCCTACTCATTCATCCTGGAATGGCTTGGTCTGCACAGGAGATCAATCCGGAAATTAAAGATATTATTGTCACCACCTCCGATGTCAACCTCCTCCTGTTTGCCACTGTCAAAAATGGATTTACTCCGCAGATGGTACAGGAAGCTCAAGTCGGAACCCCTATCGTTTTTACCTACAAGCTCGAGCTTTTAAAGACCTCGACCCATTGGTTGGATACCTCTTTGGTGGAAACTGCGGTGACCCACACCCTCACCTACGATCAAGCGACTAAGAAATATACAATCAGCTTTTCCAATGAGCCTGATCGAGTGGAAATAACCTCCGATCTGGATGAGGCACAACGCCTGATGACAGAGCTCAACGGCGTCAAAGTCATCGCCCTCTCCCGCCTTATCCCCGATGCCCCATACGCTATTCAGTTCAAGGTGGTTCTCAAAAAAGGATCACTTCCTTTGGGCATGCAGAAGGTGCTCCCCTTTTCTTCACTGTGGAACTTTGAAACTGACTGGCGCACGATCGAATTCAGATACTGATTCCCAGGCGCTCAATCGATGCTGACTGCGGAACAGAGAAAGAAAAAACAACGACTGATCCGTATCGTCATTGGCTGCTGTCTCCTCCTTATCCCTCTTTTGGGGTATGTCCAACGAGGTCTCCTCAGCGGTGAGTTTACCCTGCCTCTTTCCAGTACAGTTCTCATTTTTGCCCTGATCAATATCAATGGGTTACTGCTGCTGTTAATGCTCTACCTGGTTCTGCGTAACCTGGTGGAACTCATCTTTGAACGCAAACAACACCTGCTGGGATCCCGCCTGCGTACCCGGCTGGTAATCAGCTTTGTTTCTTTATCCCTTATCCCCACCGTTATCCTCTTTTTCGTGGCTCTGCGCTTTGTTTCCACCTCCATGGACTACTGGTTCAATGCCCGGGTGGAAGATTCCCTTCAGGCCTCTTTGCAGTTGGCACAAAAGACTCTCCATGCCAACCAGGAGCAGGTTCAGTTTTTAGGTAAACACTTTGCCAACCTGCTGGAAGATAATATGGTTGATCTCAACAACCAGGCCGCTCTTGAACGCTACTTCCAAAAAATTATGAACGATGAGAGCGCCACTCCCCTTGATAACCTGATGCTCTTAAATGCACGCCATGAACAGGTCCTGGCTATCCGGGGGGCACGCCTGCAACAGATCTCCTACCCGCCACTCCCATCGGAGGCACTGCGCCAGAGTGCCGTAACGACCAAATCAAAACAGTAACCCGGCGTACCACCATCGGTGAGTTGATTCAGGCCATAGTTCCGGTGGCTGTTCACCACGAGACCAGCCAAACCTGGTTTCTCATTGCCAGTCTTCTCATCCCATCAGCTCAGCTGGAGACCATGCAGACCATTACTGAGGGGATCATGGGCTATCAGCAGATGATTATGCTCAAAGCACCAATCAAGTTTAGCCTGATCATCATGTTGCTGATCATTACCCTCTTAATTCTTTTTGGTGCGATCTGGTTTGGTTTTTACATTGCCCGGGGCCTCACCGGTCCAATCAATAAACTGGCCGAAGCTACACAGCGGGTAGCCGATGGCGACATGGAATTCATTGTCGAAAAAGAAGCAGACGATGAGATGGGCATGCTGGTTGATTCCTTCAACTTCATGACTGCCAAGATCCTGGCTTCGAACCGGCAACTGGCTCAGACGCACCGTGCGCTGGAATCGAGCACCGAGATCTCAGAACAGCGTCGCCGCTACCTGGAAACCATTCTCAAAAACGTCGCTGCCGGGGTTATTGCTCTGGATGAGAACAACCGAATAACCACAATCAATCGCTTTGCCGAAGAGTTACTGGCCATTGAACCGGCATCCTTTCTTGGCCAGGATTTCCATGACGCCCTACCCCGCCAACACGGCCTCATCGTGGAAAGTTTTCTCAATGATCTCCTTAAAAGCGGCAAGACATCGATTGAGCGCCATCTGCGGATAACCATTCGTCGAGGCGAGACGCTCTCACTCCAGGTCAACGTTACCCGGCTTATCGATGAACGGCAGCAGCCCATAGGCTTTGTTTTCGTCTTTGACGATCTCACCAACCTGGAAAAGGCCCAGCACCTGGCCGCCTGGCAGGAGGTTGCCCGCCGCATTGCCCATGAGATTAAAAACCCGCTCACCCCAATTCAACTCTCCGCCCAGCGACTCAGAAAACGATATCTGGAGAGCATGGGAGAGAATCGAGAGGTCTTTGACCAGTGCACCACGACCATCGTCAACCAGGTCGAAGAGATCAAAAACCTGGTCAGTGAATTCTCTGATTTTGCCCGCATGCCACAGCTTCGAAAGGAGCGTACTGACCTTGCGCGATTGATTGGAGAAATAGTCCTGCTCTATCAGGAAGCGCACAAGCATCTCATGATCAGCTCCGAATTGCACACTAAGGTACCGCCTTTTCTTTTTGATGCAGTCCAGATAAAGCGGGTTCTCATTAACCTCTTAGATAATGCGGTCTCTGTCCTGTCGCAGGAGGGAATGATTACGGTCCGTCTGAGATTGAGCAAGGATAGCAAATCGGCTCGACTGGAGGTGGCGGATAATGGCCCAGGTATGAGTGATGAAGTCAAACTCCGGGTGTTTGAACCGTATTACTCCAACCGTAAAACCGGTACCGGCCTCGGACTCGCCATTGCCCAGACCATTATTCATGAACATGGTGGTGACATC
Coding sequences within it:
- a CDS encoding ATP-binding protein produces the protein MIQAIVPVAVHHETSQTWFLIASLLIPSAQLETMQTITEGIMGYQQMIMLKAPIKFSLIIMLLIITLLILFGAIWFGFYIARGLTGPINKLAEATQRVADGDMEFIVEKEADDEMGMLVDSFNFMTAKILASNRQLAQTHRALESSTEISEQRRRYLETILKNVAAGVIALDENNRITTINRFAEELLAIEPASFLGQDFHDALPRQHGLIVESFLNDLLKSGKTSIERHLRITIRRGETLSLQVNVTRLIDERQQPIGFVFVFDDLTNLEKAQHLAAWQEVARRIAHEIKNPLTPIQLSAQRLRKRYLESMGENREVFDQCTTTIVNQVEEIKNLVSEFSDFARMPQLRKERTDLARLIGEIVLLYQEAHKHLMISSELHTKVPPFLFDAVQIKRVLINLLDNAVSVLSQEGMITVRLRLSKDSKSARLEVADNGPGMSDEVKLRVFEPYYSNRKTGTGLGLAIAQTIIHEHGGDIRVSDNYPSGAVFAVELPLET
- a CDS encoding DUF4390 domain-containing protein, with protein sequence MKQRQLPLLLLCGLLLLIHPGMAWSAQEINPEIKDIIVTTSDVNLLLFATVKNGFTPQMVQEAQVGTPIVFTYKLELLKTSTHWLDTSLVETAVTHTLTYDQATKKYTISFSNEPDRVEITSDLDEAQRLMTELNGVKVIALSRLIPDAPYAIQFKVVLKKGSLPLGMQKVLPFSSLWNFETDWRTIEFRY